A region of Streptomyces sp. NBC_01788 DNA encodes the following proteins:
- a CDS encoding DUF779 domain-containing protein, giving the protein MYEEIPRVEFTPAAAGLVRRLSEAHGPLMFHQSGGCCDGSAPMCYPAGEFRTGGSDVLLAELEVDGLDLPVPFWMSRSQFEVWSHTRLIVDVVPGRGGGFSLEAPEGVRFLIRSRVIEA; this is encoded by the coding sequence ATGTACGAGGAGATCCCGCGCGTCGAGTTCACCCCCGCGGCGGCCGGCCTGGTGCGGCGGCTGAGCGAGGCGCACGGACCGCTGATGTTCCACCAGTCGGGTGGCTGCTGCGACGGAAGCGCGCCGATGTGCTATCCGGCGGGCGAGTTCCGTACCGGCGGCTCGGACGTGCTGCTCGCGGAGCTGGAGGTCGATGGGCTGGACCTGCCGGTGCCGTTCTGGATGTCGCGCAGCCAGTTCGAGGTGTGGAGCCATACGCGGCTCATCGTGGACGTGGTGCCCGGTCGGGGCGGCGGTTTCTCCCTGGAGGCACCCGAGGGAGTGCGTTTCCTCATCCGCTCCCGCGTCATCGAGGCCTGA
- a CDS encoding acyl-CoA dehydrogenase family protein: MSTVSMTSAEPDLLYSEEEEALRAAVRDLLTDHCAPADVIARAESDAPHDLALWKTLADGMGLARLLVPGEHGGQGATHREAAVVLEELGRAVAPVPYLTSAVVATEALLACAGDAAAGLLSRLASGRTIGALAVGLHTAPGGTFGAVRLESGLLHGELTGIADAAVADVLLVPAQDGGLHAVEADDVTLTPQVSLDLTRPLSALSLDGVRGSRLGDAGPAVHRALRAGAGLLASEQLGLADWTLTETVRYLKERAQFNRPVGGFQALKHRLAQLWLEAAGLRAAARSAADALAGEQDTDVAVAVAQAYAAPVAVHAAEEALQLHGGIGMTWEHPVHLYLKRAKADSIAYGTAGAHREALARLVGLEAP; the protein is encoded by the coding sequence ATGAGCACGGTGAGCATGACGAGTGCCGAACCCGACCTGCTGTATTCGGAGGAGGAAGAGGCGCTGCGCGCCGCCGTCCGGGACCTGCTCACCGACCACTGCGCCCCGGCGGACGTGATCGCGCGCGCCGAGTCGGACGCCCCGCACGACCTCGCGCTGTGGAAGACGCTCGCCGACGGCATGGGCCTGGCCCGTCTGCTGGTGCCCGGGGAACACGGCGGCCAGGGCGCCACCCACCGCGAAGCGGCCGTCGTGCTGGAGGAGTTGGGCCGTGCGGTGGCTCCCGTTCCGTACCTCACCAGTGCCGTGGTCGCCACCGAGGCGCTGCTGGCCTGCGCGGGGGATGCCGCCGCCGGGCTGCTGTCCCGCCTGGCGTCCGGTCGTACGATCGGCGCCCTGGCGGTCGGGCTGCACACCGCGCCGGGGGGTACCTTCGGGGCCGTACGTCTGGAATCCGGGCTGCTGCACGGGGAGTTGACCGGGATCGCGGACGCGGCGGTCGCCGACGTGCTGCTGGTGCCCGCGCAGGACGGCGGGCTCCACGCCGTCGAGGCGGACGACGTCACCCTCACCCCGCAGGTGTCGCTGGACCTGACCCGGCCGCTGTCGGCCCTCTCCCTCGACGGTGTACGGGGGAGTCGGCTGGGCGACGCGGGGCCCGCCGTGCACCGGGCGCTGCGTGCCGGCGCCGGACTGCTCGCCTCCGAACAACTCGGCCTGGCGGACTGGACGTTGACCGAGACCGTCCGCTACCTCAAGGAACGTGCGCAGTTCAACCGGCCCGTCGGCGGCTTCCAGGCGCTCAAGCACCGGCTCGCCCAGCTCTGGCTGGAGGCGGCCGGGCTCCGCGCCGCCGCCCGGTCCGCGGCCGACGCGCTCGCCGGGGAGCAGGACACCGACGTGGCGGTCGCCGTCGCCCAGGCCTACGCGGCGCCCGTCGCCGTCCACGCCGCCGAGGAGGCGCTGCAACTGCACGGCGGCATCGGCATGACCTGGGAACATCCGGTCCACCTGTACCTGAAGCGGGCCAAGGCGGACTCGATCGCGTACGGCACCGCGGGCGCCCACCGCGAGGCGCTGGCCCGACTGGTCGGCCTCGAAGCGCCCTGA
- a CDS encoding acyl-CoA dehydrogenase family protein, with protein sequence MTNTEELRRRTGELLAAHPPATTGRLDFLKARFDAGLAWVHYPPGLGGLGAARSLQAVVDAELAAAGAPDNDPRRIGIGLGMAAPTILRHGTEEQKRRFLRPLWTGEEVWCQLFSEPGAGSDLAALGTRAVREGDTWVVSGQKVWTSSAHLARWAILIARTDPDLPKHQGITYFLCDMTDPGVEVRPLRQITGEAEFNEVFLTGVRIPDAHRLGEVGDGWRVAGTTLMNERVSIGGMRLPREGGMIGPVARTWRERPELRTHDLHQRLLRLWVEAEVARLTGERLRQQLAAGQPGPEGSGMKLSFARLNQEISGLEVELRGEEGLLYDDWTMRRPELVDFTGRDAGYRYLRAKGNSIEGGTSEVLLNIVAERVLGLPAEPRTDKDVAWKDLAR encoded by the coding sequence ATGACGAACACCGAGGAACTGCGCCGCCGCACCGGCGAGTTGCTGGCCGCGCATCCGCCGGCCACCACCGGCAGGCTCGACTTCCTCAAGGCCCGGTTCGACGCCGGGCTCGCCTGGGTGCACTACCCGCCGGGCCTGGGCGGCCTCGGCGCCGCCCGCTCCCTCCAGGCCGTCGTGGACGCCGAGTTGGCGGCGGCGGGCGCCCCGGACAACGACCCGCGCCGCATCGGCATCGGCCTCGGCATGGCCGCGCCGACCATCCTGCGCCACGGCACCGAGGAGCAGAAGCGGCGCTTCCTCAGGCCGCTGTGGACCGGAGAGGAGGTCTGGTGCCAGCTGTTCAGCGAACCGGGCGCCGGATCCGACCTCGCCGCCCTCGGCACCCGGGCGGTCCGTGAGGGCGACACCTGGGTGGTGAGCGGCCAGAAGGTGTGGACCTCCAGCGCCCACCTCGCCCGCTGGGCCATCCTCATCGCCCGCACCGACCCGGACCTGCCCAAGCATCAGGGCATCACCTACTTCCTCTGCGACATGACCGACCCCGGCGTCGAGGTGCGGCCGCTGCGCCAGATCACCGGAGAGGCCGAGTTCAACGAGGTCTTCCTGACGGGCGTGCGCATCCCCGACGCCCACCGCCTCGGCGAGGTCGGCGACGGCTGGCGGGTCGCCGGGACCACGCTCATGAACGAGCGCGTGTCCATCGGCGGTATGCGGCTGCCCCGTGAGGGCGGCATGATCGGCCCGGTCGCCAGAACCTGGCGCGAGCGCCCGGAACTGCGCACCCATGACCTGCACCAGCGGCTGCTGAGGCTGTGGGTGGAGGCCGAGGTCGCCCGGCTGACCGGCGAACGGCTGCGCCAGCAGCTCGCCGCGGGCCAGCCCGGCCCCGAGGGCTCCGGCATGAAGCTCTCCTTCGCCCGGCTCAACCAGGAGATCAGCGGCCTGGAGGTCGAACTCCGCGGCGAGGAAGGCCTGTTGTACGACGACTGGACCATGCGCCGCCCGGAACTGGTCGACTTCACCGGCCGCGACGCCGGCTACCGCTACCTGCGCGCCAAGGGCAACAGCATCGAGGGCGGGACCAGCGAAGTGCTGCTGAACATCGTCGCCGAGCGCGTCCTCGGCCTGCCCGCCGAGCCGCGCACCGACAAGGACGTCGCCTGGAAGGACCTCGCCCGATGA
- a CDS encoding NADPH:quinone oxidoreductase family protein, with amino-acid sequence MQAWRVHDNGEPGEVMRLEETGPPTPGEGRILLKVRAANVNFPDALLCRGQYQVRPPLPFTPGVEICGETEDGRRVIANPELPYGGFAEWAVVAADAVLPAPDALDDAEAAALHIGYQTGWFGLHRRARLEAGETLLVHAAAGGVGSAAVQLGKAAGARVIGVAGGAAKTAVARELGCDVVIDRHTEDVVAVVKEATGGRGADVIYDPVGGAAYAQSAKAVAFEGRILVVGFAGGTVPSPALNHALVKNYSIVGLHWGLYNTRNPELVRHCHEQLTDLAARGAIKPLVSERVPLAGAAAAVQRVADGATTGRVAVLPALKDGAAA; translated from the coding sequence ATGCAGGCATGGCGAGTGCACGACAACGGCGAGCCGGGCGAGGTGATGCGGCTGGAGGAGACCGGGCCGCCCACCCCGGGCGAGGGCCGGATCCTGCTCAAGGTGCGTGCCGCGAACGTCAACTTCCCGGACGCGCTGCTGTGCCGCGGCCAGTACCAGGTCCGGCCGCCCCTGCCCTTCACCCCGGGCGTGGAGATCTGCGGCGAGACGGAGGACGGCCGCCGGGTGATCGCCAACCCGGAGTTGCCGTACGGCGGTTTCGCCGAGTGGGCCGTCGTCGCCGCCGACGCCGTACTGCCCGCCCCCGACGCGCTGGACGACGCCGAGGCGGCCGCCCTGCACATCGGCTACCAGACGGGCTGGTTCGGCCTGCACCGCCGGGCGCGACTGGAGGCCGGCGAGACCCTGCTCGTCCACGCCGCCGCCGGAGGCGTCGGCAGCGCGGCCGTGCAGCTCGGCAAGGCGGCCGGCGCCCGGGTCATCGGTGTCGCCGGCGGCGCGGCGAAGACCGCCGTGGCCCGCGAGCTGGGCTGCGACGTGGTGATCGACCGGCACACCGAGGACGTCGTCGCCGTCGTGAAGGAGGCCACCGGCGGCCGGGGCGCGGACGTGATCTACGACCCGGTCGGCGGCGCGGCCTACGCCCAGTCTGCCAAAGCTGTCGCCTTCGAGGGCCGGATCCTCGTCGTCGGCTTCGCCGGCGGGACTGTCCCCAGCCCGGCGCTGAACCACGCACTCGTCAAGAACTACTCGATCGTCGGCCTGCACTGGGGCCTGTACAACACCAGGAACCCCGAGCTGGTCCGGCACTGCCACGAGCAGCTCACCGACCTGGCCGCCCGGGGAGCGATCAAGCCGCTGGTGAGCGAGCGGGTGCCGCTCGCCGGAGCCGCGGCCGCCGTCCAACGGGTCGCCGACGGAGCCACCACCGGCCGCGTCGCCGTGCTGCCCGCCCTGAAGGACGGAGCCGCCGCATGA
- a CDS encoding helix-turn-helix domain-containing protein encodes MSIEDVLADVGPRLRRMRKEREVTLAALAEATGISVSTLSRLESGLRKPSLELLLPIAQAHRMPLDELVGAPPVRDPRVRAEPIVRDGRTHWPLTRQPGGLQAFKVLEPRRRLEPDLRTHEGYEWLYVMSGRLRLVLGEHDVVLTAGEAAEFDTRVPHWFGSTGEGPVEFLSLFGPQGERMHVRARPARTAEDG; translated from the coding sequence ATGAGCATCGAGGACGTTCTCGCCGACGTGGGCCCCCGGCTGCGCCGGATGCGCAAGGAACGGGAGGTCACTCTCGCCGCGCTCGCGGAGGCGACCGGGATCTCCGTCAGCACCCTCTCGCGCCTGGAGTCGGGCCTGCGCAAACCCAGCCTGGAGCTGCTGCTGCCGATCGCGCAGGCCCATCGGATGCCGCTGGACGAGCTGGTCGGAGCGCCTCCGGTGCGCGATCCGCGGGTACGGGCCGAGCCGATCGTGCGCGACGGCCGCACCCACTGGCCGCTGACCCGGCAGCCCGGCGGCCTCCAGGCGTTCAAGGTGCTGGAGCCCCGGCGCAGGCTCGAACCCGACCTGCGCACCCACGAGGGCTACGAGTGGCTGTACGTGATGTCAGGCCGGCTGCGGCTGGTGCTCGGCGAGCACGACGTGGTGCTCACGGCCGGAGAGGCGGCGGAGTTCGACACGCGCGTGCCGCACTGGTTCGGGTCGACGGGGGAGGGGCCGGTGGAGTTCCTGAGCCTGTTCGGACCGCAGGGGGAGCGCATGCACGTGCGGGCCCGGCCGGCGCGCACTGCCGAGGACGGCTGA
- a CDS encoding NAD(P)/FAD-dependent oxidoreductase, which translates to MTDNNENNEKYEVVVVGGGAAGLSAALVLGRARRRTLVVDAGEPRNAPSAHMQGFLSRDGMSPARFLAAGREEVERYGVELVRDRAVEAVRDTDGDFDVTLAGGRTVHARQLVVATGLKDELPAVPGLAERFGRDVLHCPYCHGWEVRDQAFGVLATTPLSVHQALMVTQWSKDVTLFLHRTGEDELNDDDLRRLAAAGVHVVPGEVTGIVVEADRLTGVRLADGTTHTREALFVAPRAVPRTDLLRQLGAELSETPFGAYPVIDERGLTTVRGLWAAGNASGFAEQVINAASRGYRAGAAINGELLFTDLDAAVAKGSAARGRTALAR; encoded by the coding sequence ATGACCGACAACAACGAGAACAACGAGAAGTACGAGGTCGTCGTCGTCGGGGGCGGCGCGGCGGGGCTGTCCGCCGCGCTGGTCCTCGGCCGGGCCCGGCGGCGCACGCTGGTCGTCGACGCGGGCGAGCCGCGCAACGCGCCGTCCGCGCACATGCAGGGCTTCCTCTCCCGGGACGGCATGTCCCCGGCCCGGTTCCTCGCCGCCGGCCGCGAGGAGGTCGAACGGTACGGGGTCGAACTGGTCCGGGACCGGGCGGTGGAGGCGGTCAGGGACACGGACGGGGATTTCGACGTGACGCTGGCCGGAGGGCGTACGGTCCACGCCCGGCAACTGGTCGTCGCCACCGGCCTGAAGGACGAGCTCCCGGCGGTCCCGGGACTCGCCGAGCGCTTCGGCCGTGACGTGCTGCACTGCCCGTACTGCCACGGCTGGGAGGTCCGCGACCAGGCCTTCGGCGTGCTCGCCACGACACCGCTCAGCGTTCACCAGGCCCTGATGGTGACCCAGTGGTCCAAGGACGTGACGCTCTTCCTGCACCGGACCGGCGAGGACGAGCTGAACGACGACGACCTGCGCAGGCTCGCCGCGGCCGGCGTGCACGTAGTGCCCGGTGAGGTGACCGGGATCGTCGTCGAGGCGGACCGGCTGACCGGGGTCCGGCTCGCCGACGGTACGACGCACACGCGCGAGGCGCTGTTCGTCGCGCCGCGCGCGGTGCCCCGGACCGACCTCCTCCGGCAGCTGGGCGCCGAGCTGAGCGAGACGCCGTTCGGCGCGTACCCGGTGATCGACGAACGGGGCCTGACCACCGTCCGCGGCCTCTGGGCCGCCGGCAACGCGAGCGGCTTCGCCGAACAGGTGATCAACGCGGCCAGCCGCGGCTACCGCGCCGGCGCGGCCATCAACGGCGAACTGCTGTTCACGGACCTGGACGCGGCGGTGGCGAAGGGGAGCGCGGCGCGGGGCAGGACGGCACTGGCGCGCTGA
- a CDS encoding ATP-dependent DNA ligase, with translation MLLARLAQVSREVAAASARSRKTALLAELFREAGAEDVPVVIPYLAGRLPQGRLGVGWKVLGRRVAPAAEASLTVHEVDARLSELGKVAGPGSQAERSRLVGELMGAATEDEQRFLLGLLTGEVRQGALDAIAVEALAGATGAPPADVRRAVMLAGSLQTVAQALLAEGPPALERFRLTVGRPVLPMLAHSASSVAEAVEKLGACAVEEKLDGIRVQVHRDGDSVRVHTRTLDDITDRLPELTAVARELRGDRFILDGEVISFGADGRPRSFQETAGRVGSRVDVATAAEAVPVSPVFFDALSVGDRDLLDLPLTERHAELARLVPEPMRVRRALVSGPDDVGEAERFLAETLRRGHEGVVVKALDAAYSAGRRGASWLKVKPVHTLDLVVLAAEWGHGRRTGKLSNLHLGARTAEGGFAMLGKTFKGMTDAMLAWQTERLHRLAVEDDGWVVTVRPELVVEIAYDGLQRSSRYPAGVTLRFARVVRYREDKRPEDADTVTTLLAAHPEIAP, from the coding sequence ATGTTGCTTGCCCGGTTGGCTCAAGTGTCGCGGGAGGTGGCCGCGGCCTCGGCCCGGTCACGGAAGACGGCTCTGCTCGCGGAGCTGTTCCGGGAGGCCGGGGCCGAGGACGTGCCGGTCGTCATTCCGTATCTGGCGGGGCGGCTGCCGCAGGGGCGGCTCGGCGTGGGCTGGAAGGTGCTCGGCCGCCGGGTCGCCCCGGCCGCCGAGGCATCGCTCACCGTGCACGAGGTGGATGCCCGGCTGAGCGAACTCGGCAAGGTCGCCGGCCCCGGGTCGCAGGCCGAACGCTCCCGGCTCGTCGGTGAGTTGATGGGCGCGGCGACCGAGGACGAGCAGCGGTTCCTGCTGGGGCTGCTCACCGGGGAGGTCCGGCAGGGCGCGCTGGACGCCATCGCCGTCGAGGCGCTGGCCGGGGCGACGGGCGCGCCCCCGGCGGACGTGCGGCGGGCGGTGATGCTGGCCGGATCGTTGCAGACGGTGGCGCAGGCCCTGCTCGCGGAGGGCCCGCCGGCGCTGGAACGCTTCCGGCTCACCGTCGGCCGCCCGGTCCTGCCGATGCTGGCCCACAGCGCCTCCTCCGTGGCCGAGGCGGTCGAGAAGCTCGGCGCGTGCGCCGTCGAGGAGAAGCTCGACGGCATCCGGGTCCAGGTCCACCGGGACGGCGACAGCGTACGGGTGCACACCCGCACCCTGGACGACATCACCGACCGGCTGCCGGAACTGACGGCGGTCGCACGGGAGTTGCGCGGCGACCGGTTCATCCTGGACGGCGAGGTCATCTCCTTCGGGGCGGACGGGCGGCCCCGCTCGTTCCAGGAGACCGCCGGACGCGTGGGCTCGCGCGTGGACGTGGCCACGGCCGCCGAGGCGGTCCCCGTCTCCCCCGTCTTCTTCGACGCGCTGTCCGTCGGCGACCGCGACCTGCTCGACCTGCCGCTGACCGAGCGCCACGCCGAGCTGGCCCGTCTGGTGCCGGAGCCGATGCGGGTCAGGCGCGCCCTGGTGTCCGGTCCCGACGACGTGGGCGAGGCGGAACGGTTCCTGGCCGAGACCCTGCGACGCGGCCACGAGGGCGTGGTCGTCAAGGCCCTCGACGCCGCCTACAGCGCGGGCCGGCGCGGCGCGTCCTGGCTCAAGGTGAAGCCCGTGCACACCCTGGACCTGGTGGTCCTGGCCGCCGAGTGGGGCCACGGCCGCCGCACCGGCAAGCTGTCCAACCTGCACCTGGGCGCACGCACCGCCGAGGGCGGCTTCGCGATGCTCGGCAAGACGTTCAAGGGCATGACGGACGCGATGCTCGCCTGGCAGACCGAGCGGCTGCACCGCCTCGCCGTGGAGGACGACGGCTGGGTGGTGACCGTGCGCCCCGAACTCGTCGTCGAGATCGCCTACGACGGCCTGCAGCGCTCCTCCCGTTACCCGGCGGGCGTCACCCTCCGCTTCGCCCGGGTCGTGCGCTACCGGGAGGACAAGCGGCCCGAGGACGCCGACACCGTCACGACGCTGCTGGCCGCGCACCCGGAGATCGCACCATGA
- a CDS encoding NUDIX domain-containing protein — translation MSARRGRRSSGLLLFRRSGDGLEVLLGHMGGPFFARRDAGAWTVPKGEYDPEEPAWDAARREFQEELGLPPPDGEAVPLGEVRQTNGKTVTAWAVEADLDPAAVVPGTFLMEWPPRTGRTQEFPELDRVAWLGLDRAREVIVTAQSAFLDRLAEHSL, via the coding sequence ATGAGCGCCCGACGGGGGCGGCGCAGTTCCGGTCTACTGCTGTTCCGGCGCTCCGGCGACGGACTGGAGGTGCTCCTCGGACACATGGGCGGCCCCTTCTTCGCCCGCCGGGACGCGGGGGCGTGGACGGTTCCGAAGGGCGAGTACGACCCGGAGGAACCCGCCTGGGACGCGGCCCGCCGCGAGTTCCAGGAGGAGCTCGGGCTCCCGCCGCCCGACGGGGAGGCCGTACCGCTGGGCGAGGTCCGGCAGACGAACGGCAAGACCGTCACGGCCTGGGCCGTCGAGGCCGACCTCGACCCGGCGGCGGTCGTCCCCGGCACGTTCCTCATGGAATGGCCGCCGCGGACCGGGCGCACCCAGGAGTTCCCCGAGCTCGACCGGGTCGCCTGGCTCGGTCTGGACCGGGCCCGAGAGGTGATCGTCACGGCCCAGAGCGCGTTTCTCGACCGCCTGGCCGAGCACTCGCTCTGA